In a single window of the Zonotrichia leucophrys gambelii isolate GWCS_2022_RI chromosome 2, RI_Zleu_2.0, whole genome shotgun sequence genome:
- the NT5C3A gene encoding cytosolic 5'-nucleotidase 3A isoform X2 → MPEFQKKTVHIKDPARVEEIICGLIKGGAAKLQIITDFDMTLSRFSYNGKRCPTCHNIIDNSKIITDECRKKLLQLKETYYAIEIDPALTIEEKYPYMVEWYHKSHALLIEQGLQKDKFAEIVRESDVMLKEGYENFFDKLSEHNIPVFIFSAGIGDILEEVIHQAGVYHSNVKVVSNFMDFDENGILKGFKGELIHVYNKHDGALKNTEYFKQLKDNSNIILLGDSQGDLSMADGVANVEHILKIGYLNDKVDELLEKYMDSYDIVLVKDESLEVANSILQKIL, encoded by the exons ATGCCAGAATTTCAGAAGAAGACTGTTCATATTAAGGATCCAGCAAGAGTAGAGGAGATTATTTGTGGCCTCATCAAAGGTGGAGCTGCCAAACTTCAG ATTATTACAGATTTTGATATGACATTAAGTAGATTTTCCTACAATGGAAAAAGATGTCCAACTTGTCATA ACATCATTGATAACTCTAAGATCATCACAGATGAATGTCGGAAAAAG tTACTTCAGCTGAAAGAAACTTACTATGCCATTGAAATTGATCCAGCTCTCACCATTGAAGAGAAATACCCATATATGGTAGAATG GTACCATAAATCCCATGCACTACTCATTGAACAAGGCTTACAGAAGGACAAGTTTGCAGAAATTGTAAGGGAATCTGATGTTATGCTGAA AGAAGGGTATGAGAACTTCTTTGATAAGCTCAGTGAACATAATATTCCTGTGTTCATATTTTCTGCTGGGATTGGTGACATTCTTGAGGAAGTAATCCACCAGGCTGGGGTCTACCATTCTAATGTCAAAGTGGTTTCCAATTTCATGGACTTTGATGAAAAC GGAATATTAAAAGGATTTAAAGGAGAATTGATTCATGTTTACAACAAACATGATGGTGCCTTGAAGAACACAGAGTACTTCAAACAGCTAAAAGACAACAGCAATATCATACTGCTGGGTGATTCTCAAGGAGACTTGAGTATGGCAGATGGAGTAGCAAATGTTGAGCACATTCTTAAGATTGGCTATCTCAATGATAAA GTAGATGAGCTTTTGGAAAAATACATGGACTCTTATGATATTGTCTTGGTGAAAGATGAATCCCTGGAAGTTGCCAACTCCATTCTACAGAAAATCCTGTAA